In a single window of the Methylococcus sp. Mc7 genome:
- a CDS encoding ATP-dependent zinc protease, which yields MKLRRTAIAFSLGLLSAVAHAGDAPKPKDKVVMGWLESVFLLPWNLRLTAKLDTGAKTSALHSDNIQRFNRDGREWVRFTLESEDDEKTVVVERPLERTVYIKERHKGASKREVVTLALCKNGREYQTEFTLVDRSNFNYPLLLGRSFLSNVAVVDAGETFVFKAEADPCNQRGKGAATPAPSPANGRH from the coding sequence ATGAAACTTCGTCGTACTGCGATCGCATTTTCGTTGGGGCTGCTCAGTGCCGTTGCTCATGCCGGCGACGCGCCGAAGCCGAAAGACAAGGTCGTCATGGGCTGGCTGGAGTCCGTTTTTCTGCTGCCGTGGAATCTCCGCCTGACGGCCAAGCTGGATACCGGCGCGAAGACTTCGGCGCTGCATTCGGACAATATCCAGCGATTCAACCGGGACGGCCGCGAATGGGTCAGGTTCACCCTGGAAAGCGAGGATGACGAAAAAACCGTCGTCGTCGAAAGGCCCCTGGAACGGACCGTTTACATCAAAGAGCGCCACAAAGGGGCATCGAAGCGGGAGGTGGTCACCTTGGCGCTGTGCAAGAACGGACGGGAATACCAGACCGAATTCACCCTCGTGGATCGTAGCAATTTCAACTATCCCCTGCTGCTCGGCCGCAGTTTTCTGAGCAATGTCGCCGTGGTCGATGCCGGAGAGACGTTTGTTTTCAAGGCGGAAGCTGACCCTTGCAACCAGCGGGGCAAGGGCGCCGCCACGCCAGCCCCTTCGCCCGCGAATGGCAGGCACTGA
- a CDS encoding cytochrome c, with translation MKNHILWRVAVAGLAGMVGSGTVSAEGDRMSGKEKFYTCAGCHGIEGYSNTYPTYHVPKLAGQHDDYVVSSLKAYASGARQHGSMEGNAVSLSDKDLRDIAAYVAGFRAINVKNAVTGNVANGKRKAEASGCGGCHGEDGNGESPNPRLAGQYENYLMKALEDYKSGVRKNAIMNGLAGALSKDDIHDLAAYYASQARGLSVVQDD, from the coding sequence ATGAAAAACCATATCCTGTGGAGGGTTGCGGTTGCCGGACTGGCCGGAATGGTCGGCAGCGGGACGGTATCGGCGGAAGGAGACCGCATGTCGGGGAAGGAGAAGTTCTACACTTGTGCCGGCTGTCATGGCATCGAGGGCTACTCCAACACTTACCCGACCTATCACGTGCCCAAGCTGGCAGGGCAGCACGACGATTACGTGGTATCCTCGCTCAAGGCCTACGCCTCGGGGGCGCGGCAGCACGGAAGCATGGAAGGCAACGCGGTGTCGCTTTCCGACAAGGATCTGCGGGATATCGCCGCTTACGTCGCAGGTTTTCGGGCCATCAACGTCAAGAACGCCGTGACCGGTAACGTAGCCAACGGCAAGAGGAAGGCGGAAGCCAGCGGCTGCGGTGGTTGCCACGGAGAGGACGGCAACGGTGAGAGCCCCAACCCCCGTCTGGCCGGCCAGTATGAAAACTACCTGATGAAGGCACTCGAAGACTACAAGAGCGGCGTTCGCAAGAATGCCATCATGAACGGTCTGGCCGGTGCGCTTTCCAAGGACGACATCCACGATCTGGCCGCTTACTACGCGAGCCAGGCTCGCGGACTGTCGGTCGTTCAGGACGACTGA
- the rpoC gene encoding DNA-directed RNA polymerase subunit beta': MKDLINFLKRQTQSEEFDAIRISLASPDMIRSWSYGEVKKPETINYRTFKPERDGLFCAKIFGPVSDYECLCGKYKRLKHRGVICEKCGVEVTLSKVRRERMGHIELASPVAHIWFLKSLPSRIALLLDMQLREIERVLYFESYVVIDPGMTPLNRGQLLGEEEYQKLVEQYDDEFTAKMGAEAIRELLRTMDLQAEVVQLREEINGTNSETKIKKYTKRLKAIESMLASNNRPEWMILTVLPVLPPDLRPLVPLDGGRFATSDLNDLYRRVINRNNRLKRLLDLNAPDIIVRNEKRMLQESVDALLDNGRRGRAITGSNKRPLKSLADMIKGKQGRFRQNLLGKRVDYSGRSVIVVGPTLRLHQCGLPKKMALELFKPFIFSKLQFRGLATTIKAAKKMVEREAPEVWDILDEVIREHPVMLNRAPTLHRLGIQAFEPTLIEGKAIQLHPLVCTAFNADFDGDQMAVHVPLSLEAQLEARSLMMATNNILSPANGEPIINPTQDVVMGLYYMSRERSFAKGEGMIFASIDEAEQAFLNGAVDLHAKVTVRLREVVLGEGGERTEATKRVQTTVGRALIWNIVPEGIPFEMVNVDMTKKAISRLINHAYRTLGIKASVIFADQLMYLGFSHATRAGVSFGVEDMEIPARKDEIIQAAEREVKEIQNQFASGLVTDGERYNKVVDIWSHANDQVAKVMMEGLGVDEVTGENGETTKQKSFNSIFMMADSGARGSAAQIRQLAGMRGLMAKPDGSIIETPITANFREGLTVLQYFISTHGARKGLADTALKTANSGYLTRRLVDVAQDLVITEVDCGTTDGLQMAPLIEGGDVVEPLAERVLGRVLAEHAADPASGEVLLEAGSMLDEGAVQLLEQHGVDNVRVRSVITCKTRYGVCASCYGRDLGRGHKVNIGEAIGVIAAQSIGEPGTQLTMRTFHIGGAASRSAAISNVEVKSSGQIRLTNLKTVVNRDNALVAVSRSGEISVIDEHGRERERYKIPYGAVLSVREGGAVKAGQIVVNWDPHTHPVVSEVRGRAKLIDFVEGVTVREQSDEMTGLSSMVVIDPKQRGGAGKELRPLVKLVDEEGNDIFIPSTEITAQYFLPAGAIIGIRDGDLVEVGDVLARIPQESSKTRDITGGLPRVADLFEARKTKDPAILAEATGTVSFGKETKGKRRLVITDASGEQHEVMVPKWRNITVFEGEHVEQGETIAEGELTPHDILRLRGTAELASYLVKEIQDVYRLQGVKINDKHIEVIIRQMLRKVEITDPGDSSFLRGEQADRSRLLEENDRLEEEGKMPACYEPVLLGITKASLSTESFISAASFQETTRVLTEAAIRGSTDRLQGLKENVIVGRLIPAGTGLAYHAERKERAKLGEVAEPETPTIDTAEVEEALKQAFSL; the protein is encoded by the coding sequence GTGAAAGATTTGATCAATTTTCTGAAGCGCCAGACGCAAAGCGAAGAGTTCGATGCGATTCGCATCAGTCTGGCTTCGCCCGACATGATCCGTTCCTGGTCCTACGGTGAGGTGAAGAAGCCCGAGACCATCAACTACCGCACCTTCAAGCCGGAGCGCGACGGCCTGTTCTGCGCCAAGATCTTCGGGCCGGTGAGCGATTACGAATGCCTGTGCGGCAAGTACAAGCGACTGAAGCACCGGGGCGTGATCTGCGAAAAATGCGGTGTGGAAGTCACCTTGTCCAAGGTGCGCCGGGAGCGCATGGGGCACATCGAGCTGGCGAGTCCCGTCGCCCATATCTGGTTCCTCAAGTCGCTGCCTTCGCGCATCGCGCTGCTGCTCGACATGCAGTTGCGCGAAATCGAGCGGGTGCTCTACTTCGAATCCTATGTCGTCATCGATCCGGGCATGACGCCGCTCAACCGGGGACAGCTCCTCGGCGAAGAGGAATATCAGAAGCTGGTCGAACAGTACGACGACGAGTTCACCGCCAAGATGGGTGCCGAAGCCATCCGCGAATTGCTGCGCACCATGGATCTCCAGGCCGAGGTCGTGCAGTTGCGGGAGGAAATCAACGGTACCAACTCCGAGACCAAGATCAAGAAGTACACCAAGCGGTTGAAGGCGATCGAGTCGATGCTGGCCTCCAACAACCGGCCGGAGTGGATGATCCTCACCGTGCTGCCGGTGCTGCCGCCGGACCTGCGTCCGCTGGTGCCGCTGGATGGCGGCCGCTTCGCCACCAGCGATCTCAATGACCTGTACCGCCGCGTCATCAACCGCAACAACCGCCTCAAGCGACTGCTGGATCTCAACGCGCCCGACATCATCGTGCGCAACGAGAAGCGCATGCTGCAGGAATCGGTCGATGCGCTGCTGGACAACGGCCGCCGCGGCCGCGCGATCACCGGCTCGAACAAGCGTCCGCTGAAGTCTTTGGCCGACATGATCAAGGGCAAGCAAGGGCGTTTCCGCCAGAACCTCCTGGGCAAGCGCGTGGACTACTCCGGCCGCTCCGTGATCGTGGTGGGCCCGACCTTGCGCCTGCACCAGTGCGGCCTTCCCAAGAAGATGGCGCTGGAGCTGTTCAAGCCGTTCATCTTCAGCAAGCTGCAGTTCCGCGGCCTCGCCACCACCATCAAGGCGGCCAAGAAAATGGTGGAGCGGGAGGCGCCCGAGGTCTGGGACATCCTGGACGAAGTGATCCGCGAACATCCGGTCATGCTGAACCGTGCGCCGACCCTGCACCGGCTCGGTATCCAGGCGTTCGAACCGACTCTGATCGAAGGCAAGGCGATCCAGCTGCACCCCCTGGTGTGCACCGCATTCAACGCCGACTTCGACGGCGACCAGATGGCCGTGCACGTGCCGCTTTCGCTGGAGGCACAGCTCGAAGCCCGTTCCCTGATGATGGCGACCAACAACATCCTGTCGCCGGCCAACGGGGAGCCCATCATCAATCCGACCCAGGACGTCGTCATGGGTCTGTATTACATGAGCCGGGAGCGCTCCTTCGCCAAAGGCGAGGGCATGATCTTCGCCAGCATCGACGAGGCCGAGCAGGCGTTCCTCAACGGTGCGGTGGACTTGCACGCCAAGGTGACGGTCAGGCTGCGCGAGGTCGTGCTGGGCGAGGGCGGAGAGCGCACCGAGGCGACGAAGCGGGTCCAGACCACGGTGGGGCGCGCGCTGATCTGGAACATCGTGCCGGAGGGCATACCGTTCGAAATGGTCAACGTCGATATGACCAAGAAGGCCATCTCCCGTCTGATCAACCACGCCTACCGCACCCTGGGCATCAAGGCCAGCGTCATTTTCGCCGACCAGTTGATGTATCTCGGTTTCTCGCACGCGACGAGGGCCGGCGTGTCGTTCGGCGTGGAGGACATGGAGATCCCCGCCCGCAAGGACGAGATCATCCAGGCCGCCGAGCGCGAGGTGAAGGAAATCCAGAACCAGTTCGCCTCGGGTCTCGTGACCGACGGCGAACGCTACAACAAGGTCGTCGACATCTGGTCGCATGCCAACGACCAGGTGGCCAAGGTGATGATGGAGGGCCTCGGCGTGGACGAGGTCACCGGCGAGAACGGCGAGACCACCAAGCAGAAGTCGTTCAACTCGATCTTCATGATGGCCGATTCCGGCGCCCGCGGTTCGGCGGCGCAGATCCGCCAGCTGGCCGGCATGCGCGGCCTGATGGCCAAGCCGGACGGCTCCATCATCGAGACGCCGATCACGGCGAACTTCCGGGAAGGTCTGACGGTGTTGCAATACTTCATTTCGACCCACGGTGCCCGCAAGGGTCTCGCCGATACCGCGCTCAAGACGGCCAACTCCGGATACCTGACGCGCCGGCTGGTGGATGTCGCCCAGGATCTCGTCATCACGGAAGTCGATTGCGGCACGACGGATGGTCTGCAAATGGCTCCGTTGATCGAAGGCGGGGACGTGGTCGAGCCGCTGGCGGAACGGGTGCTGGGACGGGTGCTGGCCGAGCATGCGGCCGATCCTGCGAGCGGAGAGGTGCTGCTCGAAGCCGGTTCGATGCTGGACGAGGGGGCGGTGCAGTTGCTCGAGCAGCACGGCGTCGACAACGTTCGTGTACGCTCCGTCATTACCTGCAAGACCCGATACGGTGTGTGCGCGTCCTGCTATGGACGCGACCTTGGCCGGGGCCACAAGGTCAACATCGGCGAAGCGATCGGAGTGATCGCGGCGCAGTCGATCGGCGAACCCGGCACCCAGCTCACCATGCGCACCTTCCACATCGGCGGCGCGGCCTCGCGGTCGGCGGCGATCAGCAACGTCGAGGTGAAGTCGAGCGGACAGATCCGGTTGACCAACCTCAAGACCGTGGTGAACCGGGACAATGCGCTCGTCGCGGTGTCGCGTTCCGGCGAAATCAGCGTGATCGACGAGCATGGCCGCGAGCGCGAGCGCTACAAGATCCCCTACGGGGCGGTCCTGTCGGTGCGGGAAGGCGGGGCGGTCAAGGCCGGCCAGATCGTGGTGAACTGGGATCCGCATACCCACCCGGTCGTTTCCGAGGTGAGGGGCCGCGCCAAGTTGATCGACTTCGTCGAGGGCGTGACCGTCCGCGAACAGTCCGACGAAATGACCGGCTTGAGTTCGATGGTGGTCATCGATCCCAAGCAGCGCGGCGGTGCGGGCAAGGAACTGCGGCCGCTGGTCAAGCTGGTGGACGAGGAGGGCAACGACATCTTCATCCCCTCGACCGAAATCACCGCGCAGTACTTCCTGCCCGCCGGCGCCATCATCGGCATCCGCGACGGCGACCTGGTCGAAGTTGGCGACGTCCTGGCGAGGATTCCACAGGAGTCCAGTAAGACGCGCGACATCACCGGCGGTCTGCCGCGCGTCGCGGACCTGTTCGAAGCGCGCAAGACCAAGGATCCCGCCATCCTGGCCGAGGCGACCGGCACGGTTTCGTTCGGCAAGGAAACCAAGGGCAAGCGCCGCCTCGTCATCACCGATGCGAGCGGCGAGCAGCACGAGGTCATGGTGCCGAAGTGGCGCAACATCACGGTGTTCGAAGGCGAGCACGTGGAACAGGGCGAAACCATCGCCGAGGGCGAACTGACGCCGCACGACATCCTGCGGCTGCGCGGTACTGCAGAGCTGGCTTCCTATTTGGTCAAGGAAATCCAGGACGTCTATCGGCTGCAGGGTGTGAAGATCAACGACAAGCACATCGAGGTGATCATCCGCCAGATGCTGCGCAAGGTCGAAATCACCGATCCGGGCGATTCCAGCTTCCTGCGCGGCGAACAGGCGGACCGGTCGCGGCTGTTGGAGGAGAACGACCGGCTGGAGGAGGAGGGCAAGATGCCCGCGTGTTACGAGCCGGTGCTGCTGGGTATTACCAAGGCTTCCCTGAGCACCGAGTCCTTCATCTCCGCGGCGTCGTTCCAGGAAACCACGCGCGTGCTGACCGAAGCGGCGATCCGGGGGTCCACCGACCGTTTGCAGGGCCTGAAGGAGAACGTGATCGTGGGACGTCTGATCCCGGCGGGAACCGGTCTGGCCTATCATGCGGAGCGCAAGGAACGGGCGAAGCTCGGCGAGGTCGCGGAGCCCGAAACCCCGACTATCGATACGGCGGAAGTGGAAGAGGCTTTGAAACAGGCATTCAGCCTCTGA
- the rpoB gene encoding DNA-directed RNA polymerase subunit beta, which produces MAYSFTEKKRIRKSFGKRQDVLEVPYLLATQVDSYRRFLQLEKQPSGRSDEGLHAALKSVFPIKSHSGNIVLEYVSYRLGDPVFDVKECQQRGTTYAAPLRVLVRLVVYDKEAPANAKVVKDIKEQEIYMGEIPLMTDNGTFVINGTERVIVSQLHRSPGVFFDHDRGKTHSSGKLLFNARIIPYRGSWLDFEFDHKDCVYVRIDRRRKLPATVLLRALGYDNEQIIAEFFDTNRFLLSSGGIQLELIPERLRGDIASFDIRLGDQIVVEKDHRITARHIRMLQKENVSLLDVPKDYLYGKVLAHNVVDTSTGELIAKVNQEITEDVYGRLMGAGIAEVRTLYVNDLDRGPYVSNTMRIDLTETQLDALVEIYRMMRPGEPPTKEAAQTLFENLFFSSERYDLSAVGRMKFNRRLGRADPTGPGVLENDDIIAVLKELINIRNGSGTVDDIDHLGNRRVRSVGEMVENQFRLGLVRVERAVKERLSLPDADGLMPQEIINAKPVAASIKEFFGSSQLSQFMDQNNPLSEVTHKRRVSALGPGGLARERAGFEVRDVHTTHYGRVCPIETPEGPNIGLINSLAVYSRTNEYGFLETPYRKVIDGRVTDEIEYLSAIEEGQYYIAQASASVDENGLLKDDLVSCRHKDEFTLGSRENINYMDVSSKQIVSVAASLIPFLEHDDANRALMGSNMQRQAVPTLRTEKPLVGTGMERIVARDSGVAVVAKRGGTVEFVDAGRIVVRVNDDETEAGVPGVDIYNLTKYTRSNQNTCINQKPLVKPGDVVARNDVLADGPSTDMGELALGQNLLVAFMPWNGYNFEDSILISERVVQDDRFTTIHIEEKTCVARDTKLGPEEITADIPNVGEAALAKLDESGIVYIGAEVKAGDILVGKVTPKGETQLTPEEKLLRAIFGEKASDVKDTSLRVPSGMDGTVIDVQVFTRDGVKKDERARQIEEAEIEKVRKDLNDQLRIIEKDFYQRAEQMVLGKVADMGPAGLKRGATVTREYLDSIKPAQWLEIRLQEEDVNLQIEAIAEQIAQQREEIAKRLEEKRRKITMGDDLAPGVLKMVKVYLAVKRRIQPGDKMAGRHGNKGVISRIVPVEDMPYSADGTPVDIVLNPLGVPSRMNVGQVLETHLGWAAKGVGLKIGRMLEAKARIEELRSFLTQVYNVSGRREDIASLSDAEVMELAGNLQGGVPMATPVFDGATEEDIKAMLRLADLPESGQATLFDGRTGDVFDRPVTVGYMYMLKLNHLVDDKMHARSTGPYSLVTQQPLGGKAQFGGQRFGEMEVWALEAYGAAYTLQEMLTVKSDDVNGRTKMYKNIVDGDHRMEAAMPESFNVLIKEIRSLGINIELEQD; this is translated from the coding sequence ATGGCTTACTCGTTTACCGAGAAAAAACGAATTCGCAAGAGTTTCGGAAAGCGCCAGGACGTGCTGGAGGTCCCCTATCTTCTGGCGACACAGGTTGACTCGTACCGGCGGTTTTTGCAACTCGAGAAGCAGCCCTCCGGCAGGAGCGACGAAGGCTTGCACGCGGCGTTGAAGTCGGTTTTCCCGATCAAGAGCCATTCCGGCAACATCGTGCTCGAATATGTGAGCTATCGTCTGGGCGATCCGGTGTTCGACGTCAAGGAATGCCAGCAGCGCGGGACCACCTATGCGGCGCCGCTGCGCGTGCTCGTACGCCTGGTGGTCTACGACAAGGAGGCGCCGGCGAACGCCAAGGTCGTCAAGGACATCAAGGAGCAGGAGATCTACATGGGCGAAATCCCGCTCATGACCGACAACGGCACCTTCGTCATCAACGGTACGGAGCGGGTGATCGTTTCCCAGCTGCACCGTTCGCCCGGCGTGTTCTTCGACCACGACCGGGGCAAGACCCATTCCTCGGGAAAGCTGCTGTTCAATGCCAGAATCATCCCGTACCGCGGGTCCTGGCTGGATTTCGAATTCGACCACAAGGATTGCGTTTACGTCCGCATCGACCGTCGCCGCAAGCTGCCGGCCACGGTGTTGCTGCGCGCCTTGGGCTATGACAACGAACAGATCATCGCCGAGTTTTTCGACACCAATCGTTTCCTGCTTTCGTCCGGCGGCATTCAGCTGGAACTGATTCCCGAGCGTCTGCGTGGCGATATCGCGAGCTTCGACATTCGGCTTGGCGATCAGATCGTGGTCGAGAAGGACCACCGGATCACCGCACGCCACATCCGGATGCTGCAGAAAGAGAACGTGAGCCTCCTCGATGTTCCGAAGGATTACCTGTACGGCAAGGTGCTCGCGCACAACGTCGTGGATACTTCGACGGGCGAGCTCATCGCCAAGGTGAATCAGGAGATCACCGAGGATGTCTATGGACGTCTCATGGGCGCGGGCATCGCCGAAGTTCGCACCCTGTACGTGAACGATCTCGACCGCGGGCCTTACGTCTCCAACACCATGCGCATCGACCTGACCGAGACGCAGCTGGATGCCCTGGTGGAAATCTACCGCATGATGCGTCCGGGCGAACCGCCCACCAAGGAGGCCGCACAGACCCTGTTCGAGAATCTGTTCTTCTCGTCCGAGCGCTACGATCTGTCCGCCGTCGGCCGGATGAAATTCAACCGGCGCCTGGGGCGGGCCGATCCGACCGGCCCCGGCGTGCTGGAAAACGACGACATCATCGCGGTGCTGAAGGAGCTGATCAACATCCGTAACGGCAGTGGCACGGTCGATGACATCGACCATCTCGGCAACCGCCGCGTCCGGTCCGTGGGCGAGATGGTGGAGAACCAGTTCCGGCTCGGCCTGGTCCGGGTCGAACGGGCGGTGAAGGAGCGCCTGTCGCTGCCCGACGCCGACGGCCTGATGCCGCAGGAAATCATCAACGCCAAGCCGGTGGCGGCTTCGATCAAGGAGTTCTTCGGTTCGAGCCAGCTCTCGCAGTTCATGGACCAGAACAATCCGCTGTCCGAGGTCACTCACAAGCGTCGTGTGTCGGCCCTGGGACCGGGCGGTCTGGCGCGTGAGCGCGCCGGCTTCGAAGTGCGCGACGTGCATACCACGCACTACGGCCGCGTCTGCCCGATCGAAACGCCTGAAGGCCCGAACATCGGCCTGATCAACTCGCTCGCCGTCTATTCGCGCACCAACGAATACGGCTTTCTGGAGACTCCGTACCGAAAGGTGATCGACGGTCGGGTGACCGATGAGATCGAATACCTGTCGGCCATCGAGGAGGGCCAGTACTACATCGCACAGGCCAGCGCGTCGGTGGACGAAAACGGGCTGCTCAAGGACGATCTGGTTTCTTGCCGCCACAAGGATGAATTCACGCTGGGTTCGCGGGAAAACATCAACTACATGGACGTATCGTCCAAGCAGATCGTGTCGGTGGCGGCTTCGCTGATCCCGTTCCTCGAACACGACGACGCCAACCGCGCCTTGATGGGCTCGAACATGCAGCGCCAGGCGGTACCGACGCTGCGCACGGAAAAGCCTTTGGTAGGTACCGGCATGGAGCGCATCGTCGCCCGCGATTCCGGCGTGGCGGTCGTCGCCAAGCGCGGTGGAACGGTCGAGTTCGTGGATGCCGGCCGCATCGTGGTCCGGGTCAACGACGATGAAACCGAGGCGGGCGTTCCGGGTGTCGACATCTACAACCTGACCAAATACACCCGTTCCAACCAGAACACCTGCATCAACCAGAAGCCGCTGGTGAAACCGGGAGACGTGGTGGCCCGCAACGACGTGCTGGCCGATGGTCCGTCGACCGACATGGGTGAGCTGGCGCTGGGCCAGAACCTGCTGGTCGCGTTCATGCCCTGGAACGGCTACAACTTCGAAGATTCGATCCTGATCTCGGAACGGGTGGTGCAGGACGACCGCTTCACCACCATCCATATCGAGGAAAAGACCTGCGTCGCGCGCGATACCAAGCTCGGGCCGGAGGAAATCACGGCCGACATCCCGAACGTCGGGGAGGCCGCGCTGGCCAAGCTGGACGAGTCGGGCATCGTCTACATCGGCGCGGAAGTCAAGGCCGGCGACATCCTGGTGGGCAAGGTGACGCCCAAGGGCGAAACCCAGCTCACGCCCGAAGAAAAACTGTTGAGGGCGATCTTCGGCGAGAAGGCTTCGGACGTGAAGGACACTTCGCTACGCGTGCCTTCGGGCATGGACGGCACGGTCATCGACGTGCAGGTCTTCACCCGCGACGGTGTGAAAAAGGATGAACGCGCCCGCCAGATCGAGGAGGCCGAGATCGAAAAGGTCCGCAAGGACCTGAACGACCAGCTCCGCATCATCGAGAAGGATTTCTACCAGCGTGCCGAGCAGATGGTGCTGGGCAAGGTGGCCGACATGGGGCCGGCCGGCCTGAAGCGCGGCGCCACCGTAACCCGGGAATACCTGGATTCGATCAAGCCCGCGCAATGGCTGGAGATCCGGCTGCAGGAAGAAGACGTCAATCTGCAGATCGAAGCGATCGCGGAGCAGATCGCCCAGCAGCGCGAGGAGATCGCCAAGCGCCTCGAAGAGAAGCGCCGCAAGATCACCATGGGTGACGATCTCGCTCCGGGCGTGCTCAAGATGGTGAAGGTGTACCTGGCGGTCAAGCGCCGCATTCAGCCGGGTGACAAGATGGCCGGCCGCCACGGGAACAAAGGCGTGATTTCGCGCATCGTACCTGTGGAAGACATGCCGTATTCGGCTGACGGTACGCCGGTCGACATCGTGCTGAATCCGCTGGGCGTGCCTTCGCGCATGAACGTCGGCCAGGTGCTCGAGACCCATCTCGGCTGGGCGGCCAAAGGCGTGGGCCTGAAGATCGGCCGGATGCTGGAAGCCAAGGCCAGGATCGAGGAGCTCAGGTCTTTCCTCACCCAGGTGTACAACGTCAGCGGCCGACGGGAGGACATCGCCAGTCTGAGCGACGCCGAGGTCATGGAGCTCGCCGGCAACCTGCAGGGCGGTGTGCCGATGGCGACCCCGGTGTTCGACGGTGCCACCGAGGAAGACATCAAGGCCATGCTGAGGCTGGCCGACCTTCCCGAAAGCGGCCAGGCGACTTTGTTCGACGGACGCACCGGCGACGTTTTCGACCGTCCGGTGACCGTCGGCTACATGTACATGCTGAAGCTCAATCATCTGGTCGACGACAAGATGCATGCGCGCTCCACCGGTCCGTACAGCCTGGTGACCCAGCAGCCGCTGGGCGGCAAGGCGCAGTTCGGCGGGCAGCGTTTCGGCGAAATGGAAGTGTGGGCGCTGGAAGCCTACGGTGCCGCCTACACCCTGCAGGAGATGCTGACGGTGAAATCCGACGATGTGAACGGCAGGACCAAGATGTACAAGAACATCGTCGACGGCGATCACCGGATGGAGGCCGCCATGCCGGAGTCCTTCAACGTCTTGATCAAGGAAATCCGTTCGCTCGGTATCAACATCGAGCTCGAGCAGGACTGA
- the rplL gene encoding 50S ribosomal protein L7/L12: MAVSKEDILETISNMTVMEIVDLISAMEEKFGVSAAAAVAVAPAAAGAAAPAVEEKTEFDVVMTSFGANKVNVIKAIREITGLGLKEAKDLVEGVPSTVKEGVAKQEADDIKKKLEEAGAAVDVK; the protein is encoded by the coding sequence ATGGCAGTTTCCAAAGAAGATATCCTTGAGACTATTTCCAACATGACCGTCATGGAGATCGTGGATCTCATTTCGGCAATGGAAGAGAAGTTCGGCGTGTCCGCGGCGGCGGCAGTCGCGGTGGCTCCTGCAGCGGCAGGCGCAGCGGCTCCGGCGGTTGAAGAAAAGACCGAGTTCGACGTCGTCATGACCAGCTTCGGCGCCAACAAGGTCAATGTGATCAAGGCGATCCGCGAGATCACCGGCCTGGGGCTGAAGGAAGCGAAAGACCTGGTCGAGGGCGTGCCCTCCACCGTCAAGGAAGGCGTTGCCAAGCAGGAAGCCGACGACATCAAGAAGAAGCTGGAAGAAGCCGGCGCCGCTGTCGACGTTAAGTAA
- the rplJ gene encoding 50S ribosomal protein L10 gives MALRLDDKKAVVAEVAAVAAQAHSAVAAEYRGLSVSALTQLRKEARESGVYLRVVKNTLARKAVEGTSFECMQDGLVGPLILAFSLEDPGSAARVVSAFAKTNDKLVVKLVAVGGKQYGPSELERLASLPNREQAISMLMGTMKAPIEKFVRTLAEPHAKFVRTVAAVRDQKQAA, from the coding sequence GTGGCACTGAGACTCGATGACAAGAAAGCAGTCGTCGCCGAGGTTGCAGCCGTTGCCGCCCAAGCGCACTCCGCAGTTGCGGCGGAATACCGGGGACTGAGCGTCTCCGCTCTGACGCAGCTCCGCAAGGAGGCGCGCGAGTCCGGGGTTTACCTGCGCGTCGTCAAGAATACCTTGGCGCGCAAGGCCGTTGAAGGCACGAGTTTCGAGTGCATGCAGGACGGCTTGGTGGGACCCTTGATTCTCGCGTTTTCCCTTGAGGATCCGGGCTCCGCGGCCCGCGTAGTCAGCGCATTCGCCAAGACCAACGACAAGCTCGTCGTGAAGTTGGTGGCGGTTGGCGGCAAACAATACGGCCCGTCCGAGCTCGAGCGTTTGGCTTCGCTGCCGAACCGCGAGCAGGCGATCAGCATGTTGATGGGCACGATGAAGGCGCCGATCGAGAAGTTCGTCCGCACCCTGGCGGAACCGCACGCGAAATTCGTGCGCACCGTGGCGGCGGTTCGGGATCAGAAGCAGGCCGCGTAA